The following are encoded together in the Xiphophorus hellerii strain 12219 chromosome 3, Xiphophorus_hellerii-4.1, whole genome shotgun sequence genome:
- the LOC116717785 gene encoding uncharacterized protein LOC116717785 isoform X6 encodes METSELLAETLKQLSLEEFAEFRTLAEAEPSLVTSSHLKAAKVQDVVDLMVKSSGGCVEAVRTVLMKMDRLDLVERLSATDSGAKDKLSVGEEHPSLDQRVEKLSRDFYLLLETLKDLSDDEVQEFKRFLRDSVCRRFLSRHQYRLQETSYPRKMFGSFRHEDLEKQPIWMESKDLQDVVIFIIQTHRKESIMVTRDVLERINRMDLVQRLSSSSASREMPLGKQSDLIHKVATMAAAKDVLLETLEDLNEPEFMELKLLLQFTNFQRNIPLISWDELYYADRTRMVEHLVDKCGKQSVDVIREVLLDLNRTDLALRLPETSSTSKEKLSLKLNSAYVQKVEKLEFVTELLLETLGQLRWREICRFLEITNMEFHHDSRFMPFWAFPNVRYIVVGFVLTYFHQSVKKTLDALKEMKKDGLIKKLSDRSSGPKEKPSAGRHRSALIHKVATMAAARQQLLETLDKLTQEEFLGKFRGSLSKFSPRLMFITQRAELVDKMMVEFGQQSVKMIKDLLIKINRKDLAENLQETGESSGNEDDFQEPSESDVHQNLSEILQKLSRKPLLRFKSFLRFTCFEKSLPQIPESSLEEATSTQRLVDLMVKEFGQQSVQMAREVLMDVIDLESRFKSQDELSVAEEHPSLDQRIEKLSRDFNLLLETLKDLSDDEVQEFKRFLRDSVYRRFLSRHQYRLQETSYPRKMFGSFRHEDLEKQPIWMESKDLQDVVIFIIQTHRKESIMVTRDVLERINRMDLVQRLSSSSASREMPLGKQSDLIHKVATMAAARDVLLETLEDLNEPEFMELKLLVQFTNFQRNIPLISWHELDDTDRTRMVEHLVNKCGKQSVDVIREVLLDLNRTDLALRLPETSSTSKEKLSLKLNSAYVQKVEKLEFVTELLLETLGQLRWREIRRFLEITNRKFHHDSRFMPFWAFPNVRYIVVGFVLTYFHQSVKKTLDALKEMKKDGLIKKLSDRSSGPKEKPSAGRHRSALIHKVATMAAARQQLLETLDKLTQEEFLGKFKGSLSKFLRRFDFITQRAELVDVMMMEFGQQSVKMIKDLLIKINRKDLAENLQETGELLVDGGDLFLKPKTTTADVHQDLFEILHKLNWRKLVKFQSLLQFTCFDWGLKQIPDFQLDQEDNTWTLVVLMVKEFGQRSVEIARQVLTDMTDLDQNPLEVTSKGIPMEIRLKQAEPVNSQKDSSSWTKVEPEMKTADPDEAPAYSLQSEAGHFECSVSGLRWFCSERVVFRYRFCSWDELMDRMESRGYRPAGPILDIGLITGRMAEVFLPHWICVDDVPEPLEQFAVLHMDDCGDAVEKVSEVSPSHVKLTEPVFSPRAVLMRVGFPVKVYCNMLLYRTNTAFLTLHVYLIPRDPALQQEMDQREKSYGYKVIRKPDPDMPLKMSDDFVLTADLETAEVCPEQWKDAAATT; translated from the exons ATGGAGACCAGCGAGCTTCTGGCTGAAACCCTGAAGCAGCTGAGCCTGGAAGAGTTTGCAGAGTTCAGGACTTTGGCTGAAGCAGAGCCGAGCTTGGTGACCTCCAGCCACCTGAAAGCAGCAAAGGTTCAGGATGTTGTTGATCTGATGGTGAAGAGCAGTGGAGGATGTGTGGAGGCCGTCAGAACCGTTCTGATGAAGATGGACCGCTTGGATCTGGTGGAACGATTGTCAGCTACTGACTCAGGAGCAAAAG ATAAACTTTCTGTTGGTGAAGAACATCCTTCACTGGACCAGAGG GTAGAAAAACTGAGCCGTGATTTTTACCTGCTGTTGGAAACACTGAAGGATCTGAGTGATGATGAGGTTCAGGAGTTTAAAAGATTCCTGAGAGACTCTGTCTGCAGGAGGTTTTTGTCCAGACATCAGTACAGGCTGCAGGAGACGAGTTATCCAAGGAAGATGTTTGGATCTTTTAGACATGAAGACCTGGAGAAGCAGCCAATATGGATGGAAAGTAAAGACCTGCAGGATGTTGTGATTTTCATTATTCAGACTCATAGAAAAGAGTCTATAATGGTGACCAGAGATGTTTTAGAGAGAATCAACAGGATGGATTTGGTCCAGAGgctcagcagcagctcagcCTCCAGAG AGATGCCGTTGGGAAAACAATCTGATCTGATCCATAAA GTGGCGACCATGGCAGCTGCTAAAGACGTTCTTCTGGAAACTCTGGAGGATTTAAATGAACCTGAATTCATGGAGCTAAAACTGTTACTGCAGTTCACAAACTTCCAGAGAAATATTCCACTAATATCATGGGATGAACTTTATTatgcagacagaaccagaatGGTGGAACATCTGGTTGATAAATGTGGTAAACAATCAGTGGATGTAATCAGggaggttctgttggacctgaaCAGAACTGATCTGGCGCTGAGGCTGCCTGAGACCAGCTCAACATCTAAAG AGAAACTTTCCTTGAAGCTGAACTCTGCTTATGTCCAGAAA GTGGAAAAGTTGGAGTTTGTGacggagctgctgctggaaacTCTGGGTCAGCTTCGTTGGCGAGAGATCTGCAGGTTCCTGGAAATCACAAACATGGAATTTCACCATGACAGTAGATTCATGCCGTTTTGGGCTTTCCCAAATGTGCGATACATTGTGGTGGGTTTTGTTCTGACTTATTTCCACCAGTCAGTGAAGAAGACCCTGGATGCTTTAAAGGAGATGAAGAAGGATGGTCTGATAAAGAAGCTGTCAGACAGAAGCTCAGGACCTAAAG AGAAACCTTCTGCAGGTCGACATCGTTCTGCTCTGATCCACAAA GTGGCGACGATGGCAGCTGCTAGACAGCAACTCCTGGAAACTCTGGACAAATTAACCCAGGAGGAATTTTTGGGAAAGTTTAGAGGAAGTTTATCAAAGTTTTCACCAAGATTGATGTTCATAACACAGAGAGCAGAACTTGTTGATAAGATGATGGTGGAGTTTGGCCAGCAGTCGGTGAAGATGATCAAAGATCTtctgattaaaataaacagaaaagatttGGCTGAGAATCTTCAAGAAACTG GTGAATCCTCAGGGAACGAAGACGAT TTTCAGGAACCATCAGAATCAGATGTTCATCAGAATCTTTCTGAGATTCTTCAAAAGTTGAGCAGGAAGCCTTTGCTGAGATTCAAGTCATTTCTTCGGTTCACCTGCTTTGAGAAAAGTCTTCCACAGATACCAGAGTCCAGTCTAGAAGAGGCGACCTCGACACAGAGACTGGTGGATCTGATGGTGAAGGAGTTTGGTCAGCAGTCAGTCCAGATGGCCAGAGAGGTTTTAATGGACGTGATTGATCTGGAGAGCAGGTTTAAATCACAAG aTGAACTTTCTGTTGCTGAAGAACATCCTTCACTGGACCAGAGG ATAGAAAAACTGAGCCGTGATTTTAACCTGCTGTTGGAAACACTGAAGGATCTGAGTGATGATGAGGTTCAGGAGTTTAAAAGATTCCTGAGAGACTCTGTCTACAGGAGGTTTTTGTCCAGACATCAGTACAGGCTGCAGGAGACGAGTTATCCAAGGAAGATGTTTGGATCTTTTAGACATGAAGACCTGGAGAAGCAGCCAATATGGATGGAAAGTAAAGACCTGCAGGATGTTGTGATTTTCATTATTCAGACTCATAGAAAAGAGTCTATAATGGTGACCAGAGATGTTTTAGAGAGAATCAACAGGATGGATTTGGTCCAGAGgctcagcagcagctcagcCTCCAGAG AGATGCCGTTGGGAAAACAATCTGATCTGATCCATAAA GTGGCGACCATGGCAGCTGCTAGAGACGTTCTTCTGGAAACTCTGGAGGATTTAAATGAACCTGAATTCATGGAGCTAAAACTGTTAGTGCAGTTCACAAACTTCCAGAGAAATATTCCACTAATATCATGGCATGAGCTGGATGATACAGACAGAACCAGAATGGTGGAACATCTGGTTAATAAATGTGGTAAACAATCAGTGGATGTAATCAGggaggttctgttggacctgaaCAGAACTGATCTGGCGCTGAGGCTGCCTGAGACCAGCTCAACATCTAAAG AGAAACTTTCCTTGAAGCTGAACTCTGCTTATGTCCAGAAA GTGGAAAAGTTGGAGTTTGTGacggagctgctgctggaaacTCTGGGTCAGCTTCGTTGGCGAGAGATCAGGAGGTTCCTGGAAATCACAAACAGGAAATTTCACCATGACAGTAGATTCATGCCGTTTTGGGCTTTCCCAAATGTGCGATACATTGTGGTGGGTTTTGTTCTGACTTATTTCCACCAGTCAGTGAAGAAGACCCTGGATGCTTTAAAGGAGATGAAGAAGGATGGTCTGATAAAGAAGCTGTCAGACAGAAGCTCAGGACCTAAAG AGAAACCTTCTGCAGGTCGACATCGTTCTGCTCTGATCCACAAA GTGGCGACGATGGCAGCTGCTAGACAGCAACTCCTGGAAACTCTGGACAAATTAACCCAGGAGGAATTTTTGGGAAAGTTTAAAGGAAGTTTATCAAAGTTTTTAAGAAGATTTGACTTCATAACACAGAGAGCAGAACTTGTTGATGTGATGATGATGGAGTTTGGCCAGCAGTCGGTGAAGATGATCAAAGATCTtctgattaaaataaacagaaaagatttGGCTGAGAATCTTCAAGAAACTG ggGAATTATTGGTGGATGGAGGAGATTTATTTCTGAAACCA aaaacaaccacagcagaTGTTCATCAGGATCTTTTTGAGATTCTTCATAAGTTGAACTGGAGGAAGTTAGTGAAATTTCAGTCACTTCTTCAGTTCACATGCTTTGATTGGGGCCTAAAGCAAATTCCAGATTTCCAGCTAGACCAGGAGGACAACACATGGACTCTGGTGGTTCTGATGGTGAAGGAGTTTGGTCAGCGGTCAGTTGAGATAGCCAGACAGGTTTTAACAGACATGACTGATCTGGACCAGAACCCGCTGGAGGTCACATCCAAAG GGATTCCAATGGAAATTCGACTTAAACAAGCAGAACCAGTCAATTCCCAAAAG GACTCCAGCAGCTGGACTAAAGTTGAACCTGAGATGAAAACTGCAGACCCAGACGAGGCTCCAGCTTACAG CCTCCAGAGTGAAGCTGGACACTTTGAGTGCAGCGTCTCCGGTCTGCGCTGGTTCTGTTCAGAACGGGTCGTCTTTAGGTACCGGTTCTGCTCCTGGGACGAACTCATGGACAGGATGGAGAGCAGAGGATACCGGCCTGCTGGTCCTATACTGGACATCGGTCTGATTACTGGGAGGATGGCGGAGGTGTTCCTGCCTCACTGGATCTGTGTCG ATGACGTCCCTGAACCTTTGGAGCAGTTTGCCGTCCTCCACATGGACGACTGTGGAGACGCTGTGGAGAAAGTCTCTGAGGTCTCACCGTCACACGTCAAACTAACTGAACCCGTTTTCTCTCCGAGGGCGGTTCTGATGAGAGTCGGCTTTCCTGTGAAAGTCTACTGCAACATGTTGCTCTATCGGACCAACACGGCTTTCCTCACGCTGCATGTTTACCTCATCCCACGCGACCCGGCCTTACAGCAG GAAATGGACCAAAGGGAAAAATCTTATGGATACAAAGTCATCCGAAAGCCAGATCCAGACATGCCTCTGAAAATGTCTGATGACTTCGTCCTGACAGCAGATCTGGAAACGGCTGAAGTTTGTCCTGAG CAGTGGAAGGATGCAGCAGCTACAACCTGA
- the LOC116717785 gene encoding uncharacterized protein LOC116717785 isoform X5: METSELLAETLKQLSLEEFAEFRTLAEAEPSLVTSSHLKAAKVQDVVDLMVKSSGGCVEAVRTVLMKMDRLDLVERLSATDSGAKDKLSVGEEHPSLDQRVEKLSRDFYLLLETLKDLSDDEVQEFKRFLRDSVCRRFLSRHQYRLQETSYPRKMFGSFRHEDLEKQPIWMESKDLQDVVIFIIQTHRKESIMVTRDVLERINRMDLVQRLSSSSASREMPLGKQSDLIHKVATMAAAKDVLLETLEDLNEPEFMELKLLLQFTNFQRNIPLISWDELYYADRTRMVEHLVDKCGKQSVDVIREVLLDLNRTDLALRLPETSSTSKEKLSLKLNSAYVQKVEKLEFVTELLLETLGQLRWREICRFLEITNMEFHHDSRFMPFWAFPNVRYIVVGFVLTYFHQSVKKTLDALKEMKKDGLIKKLSDRSSGPKEKPSAGRHRSALIHKVATMAAARQQLLETLDKLTQEEFLGKFRGSLSKFSPRLMFITQRAELVDKMMVEFGQQSVKMIKDLLIKINRKDLAENLQETGESSGNEDDFQEPSESDVHQNLSEILQKLSRKPLLRFKSFLRFTCFEKSLPQIPESSLEEATSTQRLVDLMVKEFGQQSVQMAREVLMDVIDLESRFKSQDELSVAEEHPSLDQRIEKLSRDFNLLLETLKDLSDDEVQEFKRFLRDSVYRRFLSRHQYRLQETSYPRKMFGSFRHEDLEKQPIWMESKDLQDVVIFIIQTHRKESIMVTRDVLERINRMDLVQRLSSSSASREMPLGKQSDLIHKVATMAAARDVLLETLEDLNEPEFMELKLLVQFTNFQRNIPLISWHELDDTDRTRMVEHLVNKCGKQSVDVIREVLLDLNRTDLALRLPETSSTSKEKLSLKLNSAYVQKVEKLEFVTELLLETLGQLRWREIRRFLEITNRKFHHDSRFMPFWAFPNVRYIVVGFVLTYFHQSVKKTLDALKEMKKDGLIKKLSDRSSGPKEKPSAGRHRSALIHKVATMAAARQQLLETLDKLTQEEFLGKFKGSLSKFLRRFDFITQRAELVDVMMMEFGQQSVKMIKDLLIKINRKDLAENLQETGELLVDGGDLFLKPKTTTADVHQDLFEILHKLNWRKLVKFQSLLQFTCFDWGLKQIPDFQLDQEDNTWTLVVLMVKEFGQRSVEIARQVLTDMTDLDQNPLEVTSKGIPMEIRLKQAEPVNSQKDSSSWTKVEPEMKTADPDEAPAYSLQSEAGHFECSVSGLRWFCSERVVFRYRFCSWDELMDRMESRGYRPAGPILDIGLITGRMAEVFLPHWICVDDVPEPLEQFAVLHMDDCGDAVEKVSEVSPSHVKLTEPVFSPRAVLMRVGFPVKVYCNMLLYRTNTAFLTLHVYLIPRDPALQQEMDQREKSYGYKVIRKPDPDMPLKMSDDFVLTADLETAEVCPETSSGRMQQLQPDLLAHLF; encoded by the exons ATGGAGACCAGCGAGCTTCTGGCTGAAACCCTGAAGCAGCTGAGCCTGGAAGAGTTTGCAGAGTTCAGGACTTTGGCTGAAGCAGAGCCGAGCTTGGTGACCTCCAGCCACCTGAAAGCAGCAAAGGTTCAGGATGTTGTTGATCTGATGGTGAAGAGCAGTGGAGGATGTGTGGAGGCCGTCAGAACCGTTCTGATGAAGATGGACCGCTTGGATCTGGTGGAACGATTGTCAGCTACTGACTCAGGAGCAAAAG ATAAACTTTCTGTTGGTGAAGAACATCCTTCACTGGACCAGAGG GTAGAAAAACTGAGCCGTGATTTTTACCTGCTGTTGGAAACACTGAAGGATCTGAGTGATGATGAGGTTCAGGAGTTTAAAAGATTCCTGAGAGACTCTGTCTGCAGGAGGTTTTTGTCCAGACATCAGTACAGGCTGCAGGAGACGAGTTATCCAAGGAAGATGTTTGGATCTTTTAGACATGAAGACCTGGAGAAGCAGCCAATATGGATGGAAAGTAAAGACCTGCAGGATGTTGTGATTTTCATTATTCAGACTCATAGAAAAGAGTCTATAATGGTGACCAGAGATGTTTTAGAGAGAATCAACAGGATGGATTTGGTCCAGAGgctcagcagcagctcagcCTCCAGAG AGATGCCGTTGGGAAAACAATCTGATCTGATCCATAAA GTGGCGACCATGGCAGCTGCTAAAGACGTTCTTCTGGAAACTCTGGAGGATTTAAATGAACCTGAATTCATGGAGCTAAAACTGTTACTGCAGTTCACAAACTTCCAGAGAAATATTCCACTAATATCATGGGATGAACTTTATTatgcagacagaaccagaatGGTGGAACATCTGGTTGATAAATGTGGTAAACAATCAGTGGATGTAATCAGggaggttctgttggacctgaaCAGAACTGATCTGGCGCTGAGGCTGCCTGAGACCAGCTCAACATCTAAAG AGAAACTTTCCTTGAAGCTGAACTCTGCTTATGTCCAGAAA GTGGAAAAGTTGGAGTTTGTGacggagctgctgctggaaacTCTGGGTCAGCTTCGTTGGCGAGAGATCTGCAGGTTCCTGGAAATCACAAACATGGAATTTCACCATGACAGTAGATTCATGCCGTTTTGGGCTTTCCCAAATGTGCGATACATTGTGGTGGGTTTTGTTCTGACTTATTTCCACCAGTCAGTGAAGAAGACCCTGGATGCTTTAAAGGAGATGAAGAAGGATGGTCTGATAAAGAAGCTGTCAGACAGAAGCTCAGGACCTAAAG AGAAACCTTCTGCAGGTCGACATCGTTCTGCTCTGATCCACAAA GTGGCGACGATGGCAGCTGCTAGACAGCAACTCCTGGAAACTCTGGACAAATTAACCCAGGAGGAATTTTTGGGAAAGTTTAGAGGAAGTTTATCAAAGTTTTCACCAAGATTGATGTTCATAACACAGAGAGCAGAACTTGTTGATAAGATGATGGTGGAGTTTGGCCAGCAGTCGGTGAAGATGATCAAAGATCTtctgattaaaataaacagaaaagatttGGCTGAGAATCTTCAAGAAACTG GTGAATCCTCAGGGAACGAAGACGAT TTTCAGGAACCATCAGAATCAGATGTTCATCAGAATCTTTCTGAGATTCTTCAAAAGTTGAGCAGGAAGCCTTTGCTGAGATTCAAGTCATTTCTTCGGTTCACCTGCTTTGAGAAAAGTCTTCCACAGATACCAGAGTCCAGTCTAGAAGAGGCGACCTCGACACAGAGACTGGTGGATCTGATGGTGAAGGAGTTTGGTCAGCAGTCAGTCCAGATGGCCAGAGAGGTTTTAATGGACGTGATTGATCTGGAGAGCAGGTTTAAATCACAAG aTGAACTTTCTGTTGCTGAAGAACATCCTTCACTGGACCAGAGG ATAGAAAAACTGAGCCGTGATTTTAACCTGCTGTTGGAAACACTGAAGGATCTGAGTGATGATGAGGTTCAGGAGTTTAAAAGATTCCTGAGAGACTCTGTCTACAGGAGGTTTTTGTCCAGACATCAGTACAGGCTGCAGGAGACGAGTTATCCAAGGAAGATGTTTGGATCTTTTAGACATGAAGACCTGGAGAAGCAGCCAATATGGATGGAAAGTAAAGACCTGCAGGATGTTGTGATTTTCATTATTCAGACTCATAGAAAAGAGTCTATAATGGTGACCAGAGATGTTTTAGAGAGAATCAACAGGATGGATTTGGTCCAGAGgctcagcagcagctcagcCTCCAGAG AGATGCCGTTGGGAAAACAATCTGATCTGATCCATAAA GTGGCGACCATGGCAGCTGCTAGAGACGTTCTTCTGGAAACTCTGGAGGATTTAAATGAACCTGAATTCATGGAGCTAAAACTGTTAGTGCAGTTCACAAACTTCCAGAGAAATATTCCACTAATATCATGGCATGAGCTGGATGATACAGACAGAACCAGAATGGTGGAACATCTGGTTAATAAATGTGGTAAACAATCAGTGGATGTAATCAGggaggttctgttggacctgaaCAGAACTGATCTGGCGCTGAGGCTGCCTGAGACCAGCTCAACATCTAAAG AGAAACTTTCCTTGAAGCTGAACTCTGCTTATGTCCAGAAA GTGGAAAAGTTGGAGTTTGTGacggagctgctgctggaaacTCTGGGTCAGCTTCGTTGGCGAGAGATCAGGAGGTTCCTGGAAATCACAAACAGGAAATTTCACCATGACAGTAGATTCATGCCGTTTTGGGCTTTCCCAAATGTGCGATACATTGTGGTGGGTTTTGTTCTGACTTATTTCCACCAGTCAGTGAAGAAGACCCTGGATGCTTTAAAGGAGATGAAGAAGGATGGTCTGATAAAGAAGCTGTCAGACAGAAGCTCAGGACCTAAAG AGAAACCTTCTGCAGGTCGACATCGTTCTGCTCTGATCCACAAA GTGGCGACGATGGCAGCTGCTAGACAGCAACTCCTGGAAACTCTGGACAAATTAACCCAGGAGGAATTTTTGGGAAAGTTTAAAGGAAGTTTATCAAAGTTTTTAAGAAGATTTGACTTCATAACACAGAGAGCAGAACTTGTTGATGTGATGATGATGGAGTTTGGCCAGCAGTCGGTGAAGATGATCAAAGATCTtctgattaaaataaacagaaaagatttGGCTGAGAATCTTCAAGAAACTG ggGAATTATTGGTGGATGGAGGAGATTTATTTCTGAAACCA aaaacaaccacagcagaTGTTCATCAGGATCTTTTTGAGATTCTTCATAAGTTGAACTGGAGGAAGTTAGTGAAATTTCAGTCACTTCTTCAGTTCACATGCTTTGATTGGGGCCTAAAGCAAATTCCAGATTTCCAGCTAGACCAGGAGGACAACACATGGACTCTGGTGGTTCTGATGGTGAAGGAGTTTGGTCAGCGGTCAGTTGAGATAGCCAGACAGGTTTTAACAGACATGACTGATCTGGACCAGAACCCGCTGGAGGTCACATCCAAAG GGATTCCAATGGAAATTCGACTTAAACAAGCAGAACCAGTCAATTCCCAAAAG GACTCCAGCAGCTGGACTAAAGTTGAACCTGAGATGAAAACTGCAGACCCAGACGAGGCTCCAGCTTACAG CCTCCAGAGTGAAGCTGGACACTTTGAGTGCAGCGTCTCCGGTCTGCGCTGGTTCTGTTCAGAACGGGTCGTCTTTAGGTACCGGTTCTGCTCCTGGGACGAACTCATGGACAGGATGGAGAGCAGAGGATACCGGCCTGCTGGTCCTATACTGGACATCGGTCTGATTACTGGGAGGATGGCGGAGGTGTTCCTGCCTCACTGGATCTGTGTCG ATGACGTCCCTGAACCTTTGGAGCAGTTTGCCGTCCTCCACATGGACGACTGTGGAGACGCTGTGGAGAAAGTCTCTGAGGTCTCACCGTCACACGTCAAACTAACTGAACCCGTTTTCTCTCCGAGGGCGGTTCTGATGAGAGTCGGCTTTCCTGTGAAAGTCTACTGCAACATGTTGCTCTATCGGACCAACACGGCTTTCCTCACGCTGCATGTTTACCTCATCCCACGCGACCCGGCCTTACAGCAG GAAATGGACCAAAGGGAAAAATCTTATGGATACAAAGTCATCCGAAAGCCAGATCCAGACATGCCTCTGAAAATGTCTGATGACTTCGTCCTGACAGCAGATCTGGAAACGGCTGAAGTTTGTCCTGAG ACCAGCAGTGGAAGGATGCAGCAGCTACAACCTGATCTGTTGGCTCATCTGTTTTAA